Proteins encoded within one genomic window of Neodiprion fabricii isolate iyNeoFabr1 chromosome 6, iyNeoFabr1.1, whole genome shotgun sequence:
- the LOC124184972 gene encoding BCL2/adenovirus E1B 19 kDa protein-interacting protein 3 isoform X1 has translation MSSTAKFTSDDLLGGAESWVELNPVPADRVTPLPFSSSGGGGEEYLRLLREAQRDSTQSSARHSLASSRRDTPRDSPKSPPNSPNTELSTEDEFKGVYINYSCNKDGELVDKNTDWIYEWSSRPDQAPPKDWKFKHPLGVTKRKTYSIRTAKVGKNGLFSKEVLYTLFLTNFLSLLIGTGFGVWLTRRGLMVPRITIE, from the exons ATGTCGTCAACGGCGAAGTTTACCTCCGACGATCTGCTCGGTG gTGCAGAATCTTGGGTCGAGCTGAACCCCGTCCCTGCCGACAGGGTGACTCCTTTACCGTTCAGCAGCAGCGGCGGAGGCGGCGAAGAGTACCTGCGACTTCTTCGGGAGGCTCAACGCGACTCTACACAGTCTTCGGCGAGGCATTCTCTCGCTTCTTCACGCAGGGATACTCCTAGGGACAG TCCGAAGAGTCCGCCAAACAGTCCAAATACCGAATTATCGACCGAAGACGAATTCAAAGGAGTTTATATCAACTACAGCTGCAACAAG gATGGGGAATTAGTGGACAAAAATACCGACTGGATTTACGAGTGGAGTtctcgtcctgaccaggcaccACCAAA gGACTGGAAATTCAAGCACCCTCTTGGAGTGACCAAGAGGAAAACGTACAGCATTCGAACAGCTAAGGTTGGAAAGAATGGACTTTTCTCCAAGGAAGTTCTGTACACACTATTTCTCACCAATTTTCTGTCCCTTCTAATTGGCACCGGCTTCGG AGTCTGGCTGACTAGACGAGGACTCATGGTGCCTCGCATAACGATcgagtga
- the LOC124184972 gene encoding BCL2/adenovirus E1B 19 kDa protein-interacting protein 3 isoform X2 — MSSTAKFTSDDLLGESWVELNPVPADRVTPLPFSSSGGGGEEYLRLLREAQRDSTQSSARHSLASSRRDTPRDSPKSPPNSPNTELSTEDEFKGVYINYSCNKDGELVDKNTDWIYEWSSRPDQAPPKDWKFKHPLGVTKRKTYSIRTAKVGKNGLFSKEVLYTLFLTNFLSLLIGTGFGVWLTRRGLMVPRITIE, encoded by the exons ATGTCGTCAACGGCGAAGTTTACCTCCGACGATCTGCTCGGTG AATCTTGGGTCGAGCTGAACCCCGTCCCTGCCGACAGGGTGACTCCTTTACCGTTCAGCAGCAGCGGCGGAGGCGGCGAAGAGTACCTGCGACTTCTTCGGGAGGCTCAACGCGACTCTACACAGTCTTCGGCGAGGCATTCTCTCGCTTCTTCACGCAGGGATACTCCTAGGGACAG TCCGAAGAGTCCGCCAAACAGTCCAAATACCGAATTATCGACCGAAGACGAATTCAAAGGAGTTTATATCAACTACAGCTGCAACAAG gATGGGGAATTAGTGGACAAAAATACCGACTGGATTTACGAGTGGAGTtctcgtcctgaccaggcaccACCAAA gGACTGGAAATTCAAGCACCCTCTTGGAGTGACCAAGAGGAAAACGTACAGCATTCGAACAGCTAAGGTTGGAAAGAATGGACTTTTCTCCAAGGAAGTTCTGTACACACTATTTCTCACCAATTTTCTGTCCCTTCTAATTGGCACCGGCTTCGG AGTCTGGCTGACTAGACGAGGACTCATGGTGCCTCGCATAACGATcgagtga